A genome region from Pristis pectinata isolate sPriPec2 chromosome 4, sPriPec2.1.pri, whole genome shotgun sequence includes the following:
- the LOC127569664 gene encoding LOW QUALITY PROTEIN: extracellular calcium-sensing receptor-like (The sequence of the model RefSeq protein was modified relative to this genomic sequence to represent the inferred CDS: deleted 1 base in 1 codon), giving the protein MAHYYCQLLFLGFTLLQSYNVSGYGPNQRAQKKGDIILGGLFPIHFGVAAKDQDLKSRPEATKCIRYNFRGFRWLQAMIFAIEEINNSMTFLPNITLGYRIFDTCNTVSKALEATLSFVAQNKIDSLNLDEFCNCSDHIPSTIAVVGATGSGISTAVANLLGLFYIPQVSYASSSRLLSNKNEYKAFLRTIPNDEQQATAMAEIIEHFQWNWVGTLAADDDYGRPGIDKFREEAVKRDICIDFSEMISQYYTQKQLEFIADVIQNSSAKVIVVFSNGPDLEPLIQEIVRRNITDRIWLASEAWASSSLIAKPEYFHVVGGTIGFALRAGRIPGFHEFLKQVHPSRSSDNGFVKEFWEETFNCYFTEESLTQLKNSKMPSHGLALHDDSAKAGHSRRTTLRRPCTGEENITSVETPYLDYTHLRISYNVYVAVYSIAHALQDIYSCTPGKGIFANGSCADIKKVEAWQVLNHLLHLKFTNSMGEHVDFDDQGDLKGNYTIINWQLSPEDESVVFQEVGNYNAYAKPSDRLNINEKKILWSGFSKVVPFSNCSRDCVPGTRKGIIEGEPTCCFECVACAEGEFSDESDASACTKCPNDFWSNENHTSCIAKEIEYLSWTEPFGIALTIFAVLGILITSFVLGVFIKFRNTPIVKATNRELSYLLLFSLICCFSSSLIFIGEPKDWTCRLRQPAFGISFVLCISCILVKTNRVLLVFEAKIPTSLHRKWVGLNLQFLLVFLCILVQIVTCVIWLYTAPPSSYRNHELEDEIIFITCDEGSLMALGFLIGYTCLLAAICFFFAFKSRKLPENFNEAKFITFSMLIFFIVWISFIPAYVSTYGKFVSAVEVIAILASSFGLLGCIYFNKCYIILFKPSRNTIEEVRCSTAAHAFKVAARATLRRGTLSRKRSNSLGGSTVSSPSSSICSRNAHDEPITMEMQRCSKQKVSFGSGTVTLSLSFEETGRYATVSRNMRRRNSMDAKNSDDILMKHNVLIPLQNCDTGNDTRCKVTGKNGSGTLESLDDSKECTKVLKKSPPTLQ; this is encoded by the exons gtaCAATTTTAGAGGATTCCGATGGTTGCAGGCAATGATATTTGCAATTGAGGAGATCAACAACAGTATGACATTTCTGCCAAATATCACGCTTGGATATCGGATATTTGATACATGCAATACAGTATCCAAAGCTCTGGAAGCAACACTGAGTTTTGTAGCCCAGAACAAAATAGACTCCCTGAACTTGGACGAGTTCTGTAACTGTTCTGATCATATACCATCTACCATAGCAGTTGTGGGAGCAACAGGATCTGGAATTTCAACTGCTGTAGCCAATCTTTTGGGATTATTTTACATTCCACAG GTTAGTTATGCCTCTTCAAGCAGGCTCCTGAGCAACAAGAATGAGTACAAGGCTTTCCTTCGCACAATCCCCAACGATGAGCAACAGGCCACAGCAATGGCTGAGATTATCGAGCATTTCCAGTGGAACTGGGTGGGAACTCTTGCAGCCGATGATGATTATGGCCGTCCAGGAATAGATAAATTTCGGGAAGAGGCTGTTAAGAGGGACATCTGCATTGACTTTAGTGAGATGATTTCCCAGTACTATACACAAAAGCAGCTGGAGTTCATTGCAGATGTTATTCAGAATTCCTCAGCCAAAGTAATTGTCGTCTTTTCAAATGGCCCTGACTTGGAACCACTAATACAAGAAATAGTTCGGCGAAATATAACTGATAGAATATGGCTGGCAAGTGAAGCGTGGGCTAGCTCCTCACTGATAGCCAAACCAGAATACTTCCATGTTGTTGGTGGAACCATTGGATTTGCACTAAGGGCAGGACGCATCCCAGGATTCCACGAGTTTTTAAAGCAGGTTCATCCCAGCAGATCCTCTGATAATGGATTTGTCAAGGAATTCTGGGAGGAGACATTCAACTGTTACTTCACTGAGGAATCTCTAACGCAACTGAAAAATTCCAAAATGCCATCCCATGGATTAGCATTGCATGATGACAGTGCTAAAGCTGGGCATTCCAGAAGGACAACGTTAAGGCGTCCATGCACTGGAGAAGAAAATATCACGAGCGTAGAGACCCCATACCTGGATTATACTCATCTCCGGATTTCATATAATGTCTATGTAGCAGTGTATTCTATTGCTCACGCTCTGCAGGACATCTATTCCTGCACACCCGGGAAGGGCATTTTTgcaaatggatcatgtgcagatatAAAAAAAGTTGAGGCATGGCAG GTCCTCAATCATCTGTTGCATTTGAAGTTTACAAACAGCATGGGCGAGCATGTCGATTTTGATGATCAGGGTGATCTCAAGGGAAATTACACAATTATCAATTGGCAATTGTCCCCTGAGGATGAATCTGTGGTGTTTCAAGAAGTTGGCAACTACAATGCATATGCTAAACCAAGTGACAGACTCaacataaatgaaaagaaaatcctATGGAGTGGATTCTCTAAAGTG GTTCCTTTTTCCAACTGCAGCCGAGATTGTGTGCCTGGCACCAGAAAGGGGATAATTGAGGGGGAACCCACCTGCTGTTTTGAATGTGTAGCATGCGCAGAAGGTGAATTTAGTGATGAAAGTG ATGCAAGTGCATGTACAAAATGTCCTAATGATTTCTGGTCAAATGAGAATCATACATCATGCATAGCCAAGGAGATTGAGTACCTGTCATGGACTGAACCTTTTGGAATTGCTCTGACAATATTTGCCGTGCTAGGAATATTGATCACTTCCTTTGTTTTGGGAGTATTCATTAAGTTCAGAAATACTCCAATTGTGAAAGCAACCAACAGAGAGCTCTCCTATCTCCTGCTTTTCTCTTTAATTTGTTGTTTCTCCAGCTCATTGATCTTCATTGGTGAACCCAAAGATTGGACATGTAGATTGCGTCAACCTGCATTTGGAATCAGCTTTGTATTGTGCATTTCTTGCATTCTGGTGAAAACAAATCGTGTGCTATTAGTCTTTGAGGCCAAGATCCCAACTAGCCTCCATCGAAAGTGGGTGGGCCTCAATTTGCAATTTTTATTGGTTTTCCTCTGTATCCTTGTGCAAATTGTTACTTGCGTCATTTGGCTTTACACAGCACCCCCTTCAAGTTACAGAAATCATGAGCTAGAAGATGAAATCATTTTTATTACGTGTGATGAAGGCTCCTTAATGGCACTTGGTTTTCTCATTGGTTACACATGTCTCCTTGCTGCTATTTGCTTCTTTTTTGCCTTTAAGTCCCGGAAACTCCCAGAGAACTTCAACGAGGCCAAATTTATTACCTTCAGCATGCTGATATTTTTCATTGTCTGGATCTCATTCATTCCTGCTTATGTCAGCACCTATGGGAAATTTGTTTCAGCTGTAGAGGTCATTGCCATACTTGCATCAAGTTTTGGGTTACTTGGATGCATTTATTTTAACAAGTGCTATATTATTTTGTTCAAGCCGTCAAGGAATACCATTGAAGAAGTCAGATGCAGTACAGCTGCCCATGCTTTTAAAGTAGCAGCGAGGGCAACTTTGCGACGCGGCACTTTGTCTCGTAAGAGGTCCAATAGCTTAGGTGGTTCAACTGTATCATCGCCATCATCTTCAATCTGTAGCAGAAATGCCCACGATGAACCAATTACCATGGAGATGCAGAGGTGCAGCAAGCAGAAGGTCAGTTTTGGCAGTGGAACTGTCACCTTATCTCTGAGTTTCGAGGAAACTGGAAGGTATGCAACTGTTAGCAGGAACATGAGAAGGAGAAATTCAATGGATGCCAAAAATAGTGATGATATTTTGATGAAGCACAACGTTTTGATTCCCCTTCAGAACTGTGACACAGGAAATGACACACGATGCAAGGTAACAGGAAAGAATGGGTCAGGAACTCTTGAGTCTCTGGATGACAGCAAAGAATGTACC AAAGTGCTGAAGAAGTCTCCTCCAACACTTCAATAA